The sequence GCATGCCACGTCTGACCAGGCCCTCGAAATAGCGTTGCTCGCGTTCATTCTGGCGGCTGCCCTTGTCAGGGTAACGCGGGACCTTGATGCAGCGATGGGGGTCGTTCGGGTCCTGATAGACACGCCGATCATTTCCCATGCCGATGACGCGGGCATTTTCCAGCTCCAGCATGCGCACTCCTGTTGAATAACGCCTGCGACTGCAGCCGCCGGGCAGCGTGGCATTCTACAAAAAGCCGTCATGGCACGCCAACTTGTGCCATTTGCCAGCGCCCACGTTCATCGGCCATTCAGCTTGCGTTGCCCTTCTGGTAAGATTATGCGCCGTTTTTGACGGCATTCAGGAGGAAGCCGCAGGAACACTGCGACAGCAAGGCATTCGTCACGAATGTACACGTCATGCGAGGCATTGCCCCGGGATCGGGTGGCCACGCACCCACAGTTCGCCCGCTCTGTCCGCAACACTCCCAAAGCTGGCACAACCCCACATAGAGGTACTCGCATGAATGCGGTAATTCTGGCCGTCCTGGTCATGGTCGGCCTGTCGTTGGCTCGCGTCTCGGTCGTCTTCGCGCTGGTCGCCGGCGCCCTGGTCGGCGGTCTGTTCAGCGGGCTGTCCCTGACCGACACGCTCGGCGCCTTCAATGACGGTGTCGGCGGCGGCGCCAAGGTCGCGCTGGCCTACGCCACTCTCGGTGCCTTCGCCGTCGCCCTGTCTCGCTCCGGTTTGCCGGACCTGCTCGCCGCACGCCTGATCGGCCTGCTCAATGGCGAAAGCACGCCGCGCCGCCAGACGGCCATCAAGTACGGCCTGCTGGGCAGCGTGACCTTGGTCGCGATTTCCTCCCAGAACCTGATTCCGGTTCACATCGCCTTCATCCCGATCCTGATTCCGCCGCTGCTGGTCGCCATGAACCGCCTGCGTCTGGATCGTCGTGCCGTGGCCTGTGCACTGACCTTCGGCCTGACCGCGCCCTACATGCTGCTGCCGGTCGGTTTCGGCTCCATCTTCCTCAACGACATCCTGCTGGCCAACATCAATGAGGCCGGTCAGTCGCTCGGTCTCGACGTGACGCGTGGCATGGTGCCGATGGCGATGGCGATTCCCGTCGGCGGCATGTTCCTCGGCCTGCTGACGGCGCTGTTCGTCTCCTACCGCAAGCCGCGTGACTACGCGACCCGCGAGATCAAGTCCAGCAACGTACCGCACCACACGCCCATGCACACGCCGTCCAAGAGCGGCCTGGTCATGGCAGGCATCGCCATCATCGCCGCCCTGGGCATTCAGCTGTATTCCGGCTCGATGATTCTCGGCGGCCTGGTCGGCTTCGCCATCCTCTCGCTGGGTGGTCTGTTCAAGTGGAACGAAGCGGATGACCTCTTCACCTCCGGCATGCGCATGATGGCACTGATCGGCTTCATCATGATCTCGGCGGCAGGTTTCGCTTCCGTGATGAAGGCCACCGGCGACATCCAGACCCTGGTCGACGCCTCCTTCCATATCATCGGAGACAACAAGCCGCTGGCCGCACTGGTCATGCTGATGGTCGGTCTGTTCATCACCCTCGGCATCGGCTCCAGTTTCTCGACCATTCCGATCATTGCCGCTATCTACGTGCCGCTGGCGCTGCAATTCGGCTTCTCGCCGCTGGCCACCGTCGCGCTGATCGGCACCGCCGCCGCGCTGGGGGATGCCGGCTCACCGGCTTCTGACTCGACCCTCGGCCCGACGGCCGGCCTGAATGTCGATCAGCAGCACGACCACATCTGGGACAGCGTGGTGCCGACCTTCCTCCACTACAACATCCCGCTGATCGTGTTCGGCTGGGTGGCCGCGATGACGCTGTAATCCGCTGAGCGACAGCCTCGCCCCCAAGCGAGATGCCAGACATGACAACGCCCGACAGAGAGGACTCTCCTTACTGTCGGGCGTTGTCGTTGGTGAGCCTGCTCAAGCGCAATGAATGGGCACCGCCACTGGACAGCCATCCAGTCTTTTAGCATGATGCGCGCATGCGCAAGATCCTCCACGCCGACTGCGATTGCTTCTATGCCGCCGTCGAGATGCTCCGCCATCCCGAGTGGCGCGAGGTGCCCATCGCCATCGGTGGCCGCACCGAGCAACGCGGTGTCATCGCCACCTGCAACTATCCCGCGCGTGCCTTCGGTGTACGCTCGGCGATGTCGACTGCCCGCGCGCTACGCCTGTGCCCACAGCTGATTCTGGTGCCACCGGACTTCGAGCGCTACCGCGCCGTCTCCGCCGAGATCCAGGCACTCTTCCATGAGCTGACGCCCCTGGTGGAGCCTCTCTCGCTGGATGAGGCCTATCTGGATGTCAGCGCCGTGACTGACTTTCAGGGCAGCGCCACCTGGATGGCGCGCTGGCTGAAGGAAGAGGCGCTCAAGCGCACCGGCATCACCCTCTCCCTTGGCGTGGCCGCCAACAAGTTTCTGGCCAAGATCGCCAGCGACTGGGAAAAGCCCGACGGCCTGACGGTGATCACGCCCGAGACCAGCGACGCCTTCATCCGCCAGCTGCCCGTCGGCAAGCTGCACGGAGTCGGCCCCGCGACGCTGGCGCGTCTGACACGCCTGGGCATCACCACCTGCGAAGACATGCGCGGCACACCGTTGACGACACTGGCCGAGCACTTCGGCAAGTTCGGCACCCGCCTGCACGAACTGGCGCACGGCATCGATGAGCGACCGGTGCGTGTCGAACGCGAACGCAAGTCGATCAGTGTCGAGCACACCTTCGATCACGACCTGCCTGACCTGCCGGCCTGTCTCGAACGCCTGCCCGCCCTGCTCGAACGCCTGACCAGCCGCCACGCCCGCCATGACCAGCCGGTGCTGGCCAAGCAGTTCGTCAAGATCCGCTTCAACGATTTCGAGAGCACCACGCTGGAAAGCCTGCTCCCCGCCTCGACCACCACACTGCCGAGCGCCAACAGCTTCGCCCTGCTGATGGAGCAAGCCTGGCAACGCGGCCATCGCCCTGTCCGACTGCTGGGTGTCGGCGTGCGCCTCAAGGCCCGCGAGGACGCCCAGCAGCTGGGATTGTTCTAGCTCCTTGATCGTTCGCGGTCATGCTTCCGCTTTCGCCTCGGGCGAAGAGCGCTCTGCCGCAGTGGTACCCGCTTCGTCTTCATCGCCCCAATCTCCCCAGAGCGCAGAGGGAGAGCGCAGACGAATCTCCAGCGGCAGGCCTTCCACATCATGCCGAACGTCGATGGCTTCGAGGGGGCGCAACCTGACTTCGAGCATTGCTTGATTGGCATCGAAGGGGCCCGCCAGCTGTGAGGGCAGCTTCTGGGTCAGCTCCGGCGGCGCCACGATACGCGCCAAGACACTGCGGCCATCCGCGAAATGCGCCTCGGCCACTCGCCCGACAGCCACCTTGCCGACATATTTCGGCGAGAAATAGGCATGCAGTTCCGGCGCATTGGCAGGCACCAGCACGCCCAAGGGTTCGCCAGCACTCACCTGCTGACCGGGCTGCACGTAGCTCTTGGCCAACAGGCCATCCTGAGCCGCCATCAAGGACATCGCCGCGATGCTGGCTTCGATACGCGCCAGCTGGCGAGTCAGATCCTGACGGCGCTGAACGACCGGGCCAGCCAGCTCGGAGCGCGTATTCTCGCGCAGCTGCAGCAGCAGGTTCTCACGCGCTCCCGACAGTTGATCCTGAGCACTGGCACGGGCCACGTGGATACTGGCGAGATCCGTCAGGGGGACCTCACCCTGGCGACGGAAGTCATCGAACTTGTCAGCCAGCCCGGACTGGAAGCGCAATGAGGCCTCGGCGTCATCGACCCGCTGGCGAGCGGTATCGACCAGCGACTCGCTCTCTTGCTGTGCGCCCTTGGCGGGCAGCGTGGCCAGAATCTCCTTGAGCGCGGTGCGATCGGCCTCCAGCTCACCATCCTCAAGCACGAACAGGGTGTTGCCCTGCTTGACGCGCTGGCCGGCACGCTGAGGTACATCAACGACACGCGCATCACGCGGACTGGTGATCACCAGCGGCTCGTGCGTCAGTACCGCCGGGGCCGACAGCAGCAAGCGGTCTCGCAGCGCATACCAGGAGAAAGCCACCACCGGCACCAGCACCAGGGCCATCAGCCCTATCCAGCGCCAGCGTCCTCCGCCCCGCCTGGCCTTGGCGTAAGGAACCTTCAGCCCGGACTGCTGGTCCGGGTGACGAGACTTTTCCGGGTCAAATCGAATATCCATCAGAAGCGTTTTCCTCGGCGCAGGACCCACCACGGGGCCATGCTGGTTTCTTCGTGGCTGCGACGCAGCATTTCATTGAGAATCGCGACCAGTGCCAACAGACGCATGCTCAGCTGGTAGAACGGAAGCAGCGGCAGCCAGACCATGTTCCTGAGAGCGACCGGAATATCGCGACTGACACAGCAAAGCCCGGCCAGCGCGTACCAGCTGCACAACAGCAGATAGATGAGATAGAGCAGCACGCTGATCGACACCGCATGCACTAGTGGCTGGGTGGCGTACCACCAGATGACATAGCCACCGATCAGGAAAGGCAGCGCCACGCTTTGCACCAATCCGTAGGTCATCGTGAACAGCGTACCGGGCCAGCCCATCAAACGCGGCCGCATGCCGCGCCAATGCTTGCGCAGGTAGATGAAATAGAGATCACCCTCCCAGCGCATGCGCTGACTCGCCAGACTGCGCAGAGTTTCCGGACCATCCGTGAAGCCGACGGCCTCGGGGATGAACGCAAGTCGCATATGCGGATGGCGACGCTGGTACTGCTTGAGACGCAAGGTAAGATCCAGGTCTTCCGCGGTATGGGTGTCCCAACCGCCGACCTGACGCACGATATCGGTGCGGAAGATGCCAAAGGCCCCCGAGATGTTGTTGATCAGGTTCCAGCGCGCCAGCCCGGTACGGCCATATTCGATCGACAGCAGGTATTCCAGGGATTGCAGGCGTGTCGCCAGCGAGACCTTGCGGTTGCGAATACGCAAGTTGCCGGCAGCTGCCAGCACATCGGGGTCTTCGAACACCACCACGCTGCGCGTGACCATGTCACTGGCGAAGCCGGTATCACCATCCAATGCATACACCAGCTCACCGGTGGCAAGCCCGAGCCCGGTATTGAGTGACGAGACCCGCCCGCCGCGC comes from bacterium Scap17 and encodes:
- a CDS encoding Na+/H+ antiporter family protein; the encoded protein is MNAVILAVLVMVGLSLARVSVVFALVAGALVGGLFSGLSLTDTLGAFNDGVGGGAKVALAYATLGAFAVALSRSGLPDLLAARLIGLLNGESTPRRQTAIKYGLLGSVTLVAISSQNLIPVHIAFIPILIPPLLVAMNRLRLDRRAVACALTFGLTAPYMLLPVGFGSIFLNDILLANINEAGQSLGLDVTRGMVPMAMAIPVGGMFLGLLTALFVSYRKPRDYATREIKSSNVPHHTPMHTPSKSGLVMAGIAIIAALGIQLYSGSMILGGLVGFAILSLGGLFKWNEADDLFTSGMRMMALIGFIMISAAGFASVMKATGDIQTLVDASFHIIGDNKPLAALVMLMVGLFITLGIGSSFSTIPIIAAIYVPLALQFGFSPLATVALIGTAAALGDAGSPASDSTLGPTAGLNVDQQHDHIWDSVVPTFLHYNIPLIVFGWVAAMTL
- a CDS encoding glycosyltransferase, whose product is MEMHWVSGSMLHSPWVAVSILPLLILFELPLAAIVITGMVGHLRDRGWGSAHDDRVMPERYPTVSCLVLCYSEGEGVTASAESLLHQDYPGHVEVIMVIDGATANHETLAAARRQASAFRQHANRTLRVVPKWQRGGRVSSLNTGLGLATGELVYALDGDTGFASDMVTRSVVVFEDPDVLAAAGNLRIRNRKVSLATRLQSLEYLLSIEYGRTGLARWNLINNISGAFGIFRTDIVRQVGGWDTHTAEDLDLTLRLKQYQRRHPHMRLAFIPEAVGFTDGPETLRSLASQRMRWEGDLYFIYLRKHWRGMRPRLMGWPGTLFTMTYGLVQSVALPFLIGGYVIWWYATQPLVHAVSISVLLYLIYLLLCSWYALAGLCCVSRDIPVALRNMVWLPLLPFYQLSMRLLALVAILNEMLRRSHEETSMAPWWVLRRGKRF
- the dinB gene encoding DNA polymerase IV, which translates into the protein MRKILHADCDCFYAAVEMLRHPEWREVPIAIGGRTEQRGVIATCNYPARAFGVRSAMSTARALRLCPQLILVPPDFERYRAVSAEIQALFHELTPLVEPLSLDEAYLDVSAVTDFQGSATWMARWLKEEALKRTGITLSLGVAANKFLAKIASDWEKPDGLTVITPETSDAFIRQLPVGKLHGVGPATLARLTRLGITTCEDMRGTPLTTLAEHFGKFGTRLHELAHGIDERPVRVERERKSISVEHTFDHDLPDLPACLERLPALLERLTSRHARHDQPVLAKQFVKIRFNDFESTTLESLLPASTTTLPSANSFALLMEQAWQRGHRPVRLLGVGVRLKAREDAQQLGLF
- a CDS encoding biotin/lipoyl-binding protein, which produces MDIRFDPEKSRHPDQQSGLKVPYAKARRGGGRWRWIGLMALVLVPVVAFSWYALRDRLLLSAPAVLTHEPLVITSPRDARVVDVPQRAGQRVKQGNTLFVLEDGELEADRTALKEILATLPAKGAQQESESLVDTARQRVDDAEASLRFQSGLADKFDDFRRQGEVPLTDLASIHVARASAQDQLSGARENLLLQLRENTRSELAGPVVQRRQDLTRQLARIEASIAAMSLMAAQDGLLAKSYVQPGQQVSAGEPLGVLVPANAPELHAYFSPKYVGKVAVGRVAEAHFADGRSVLARIVAPPELTQKLPSQLAGPFDANQAMLEVRLRPLEAIDVRHDVEGLPLEIRLRSPSALWGDWGDEDEAGTTAAERSSPEAKAEA